Part of the Geobacter pickeringii genome, AAACCGCTCACTTTCCCCTTTTTCTGGAGGTTTCCACGCTCCTGGCGGATGGAATCGAGACAGCGTCTTCAGCGTCGTCTCACGCAGCACAGAATTTTCACCTTCCTTCTACTTTCATCATACACTCGCAGAGGGAATTCTGTCAAAGATTGCGATGTGGATGAAGCCGGAGACGGGGGCCACCGGTTGCCTGCTCACTGTCTCAGCACTTCCTGGACTTTTGCCAGCAACTCGTCCGGCTTGACCGGTTTGGCAATGAAATTGATCCCTTCGTCGAGAACGCCCTTACGGTTGATGATGTCCTGGGTATAGCCGCTTATGTAGAGCGCCCTCAGATTCGGGTTCGCCAGTTTCATCTCCTCGTAGGCCGCCTGACCATTCTTCTTCGGCATGACCACGTCGAGCAGCACCATGTCGATCCTGTTTGCGTATTCCTGGAACCTTCTGACCGCCTCGGTTCCGTCGACCGCCTCGATGACCTCGTAGCCGCTTCGTTCAAGCACGTGCCTGGCGAGCTTGCGGACGGCCTTGTCATCTTCCGCCACCAGGATCGTTTCCCGATTCCCGCGCTGCACATGAAGGCGCTCGGGGGAATCGGCGGTCGCGGCCGTCTGGACCAGGGGGAGGTAGACACGGAAGGTCGTTCCTTCGTCCGGAAAGGACTCGACGGCGACAAAGCCTTCGTGTTGCTTGATGATGCCGTATGCCATCGAGAGCCCGAGCCCGGTCCCCTTCCCGACCTCCTTGGTGGTGAAAAATGGGTCGAAAATCCGCTCCTTGGTCTGTTCATCCATCCCCATGCCGCTGTCGGCAATGCTGATGACCCCGTAGCGTCCCGGCTTCCCCTTTTCGATGGGACTGAAAAAATCCTCGTCGAGGTATTCACTGCCGGTGGTGATGGTGAGAGAGCCGCCGCCGGGCATGGCATCCCGGGCATTGGTCACGAGGTTGATCAGAATTTGATCGATCTGTCCCGTATCGACCTGGCAGATGAGCGGTTCGTCGACTAATACCAGCCTGAAATCGATATCCTCACTGATGAGGCGGGCGAGGAGTTTTTCGATGCTCTTGACGATATCGTTCAGATTTGCCGGTTTGGGGTTGATCACCTGTTTCCTGCCAAAGGCCAGCAACCGCTTCACCAGGGTTGTCGCGCGGTCCGACGCGATCAGGATCTGATCGACATAGATCCGGAAGGGGTTGTCGTTCTTCAGGCTCCGTTGCAGGAGCGTGCCGAACCCGACGATGGCAGTGAGGATGTTGTTGAAGTCATGGGCAACGCCACCGGCAAGGGTTCCGACCGCCTCCATCTTCTGGGCGTGACGAAGTTCCTCCGCCAGGCATTCCTTTTCCGCTTCGCGGGTCCGAAGCGTCTCAACGAGATGGTTGAACGCCGCTGCAAGCCGTCCGACTTCATCCTTGCTTTCCACGCGGAGCGGCTCGAATGTCTCGCCGCGCTCCAGTTTCTGGAGTCCTTCGGTGAGCCTGTTGAGTGGTTGCGTAATTCTCTGGACAATCGCGTAGATGATGATCGTCCCCAGAGCCAGGAAGAGCAGGGCGAGAGAGATGCTCTTAGCGAGCAGTGCCTCGAGCTTTTTCCGCAGCGGCTCCTTGTCGACGATGATCCGGACGAAGCCTATTATTTTCGCAGTTTCGTGGGAGGGACCCGCGAGATACAGAGATTCCGTCGAGGCAAGTTGGGGCGTGGAGGCCACCGGCGACCAGAATTCGTAGAACGTGTCCCCCTCGAAAACCGGGGACGCCTGGGATCTTCTGATCTGCTCGAATCTGGTGCTCCAATGGGGGAACCCCCGTTCAGGAGTGTTGAGCATGGAGGAGCTGGGCTGCTCACGCAGCAGATTCCCCTCTCCGGAGAGTATGGAGACGAAGAGGACTCCTTCGTGCGAAAGGATTCCCTCGATGGGATCCTTGAGGAGTTCACTGTTCTCGGTAAATACGCCGAGCCTGACACTGTGCGCCAGAAGTCGCGCCAGTAAATGGCCTTCACCGGTCATGTTCTCTTCAAGGACTCTGCGTTGGGAGTGAAAGAAGAGGAGCGTGAACGAAAGCGCAACGCAGGCGGTGAACACCGTGAACAGAACGAAGAATTTCAGCCCGAAGGTGTTTCGCTTTTTCGAGAATTCGGTGAAGAGCGCCATAGCCATTTCCTATCGAATGATCCGAGCCCGGCCCATGGCCTCTTCGTTGAGGGTAATTCCGAGTTTGCGGGCAATCTTGCTGTTGATGGTCAGTACCGTGCTCCGTGGAACCGCATGGGGGATGCTTCCGATCGCCGTGCCGGCCAGAACCTTGCGTACGATCTCACCCGCTTGACGGCCGAGGTCGTACGGCTCGACATCGAGGGCCAGGAGCCCTCCCATTTCCACGTACTTGTCCGAGAAGGTAAGGACCGGAATCCGCTGGTTGAGGCAGGTAAGCAGCAGGTATTCAACGGTTTCAGCGGTGACGACGGTCGTGTCGGGAATCATCCAGAACCCGTCGATCTCGCTCCGCATCCCCTCCAGGAGACGCGGGATCTCCCGCGGGCTTTTAGCTTCCCGCACGACCAGTTCGAGACCGGCTCCTTTGGCCGCAGCCAGGGCTTTTCGGACGAGGGGGCCGGTGTGCGCGGGATTGTAGATGAGCCCGATTTTCTTGAGACTCGGAGCCACCCGCTGCAGTGCCGTCAGTTGCCGCTCCGGCGAGACGGAAAGATTGACGCCGGTGATATTTTCTCCGGACGTAAGCGCATTCAACGGGTCGAGGACCATCAGGTAGACAATGGGGGTGTCTTTAATCTTCTTTACCTTCGTCAGCGCCTCTGCACCGATCGCCACAATCACGGCAGGGCGTTCCTCTCGCACCGTCCGGACAATGTCGACCCCTTCCATTTCCGAAAGAATCAGTTTCTTGATACTTCCGCCCGCAATGCTTCGAATCCCCTTCAGTGCCTCTTCATACGGTGCCACTCGCATGCCCTGGAGCACGAGGATACCCTGCGCCGCCTCGACCGTTCCGGTAAGGATCATCAACAAAGCTGTTATGAGGTACAGGGTGCGTTTCATAAGGTACGAGCGGTTCCTGGCTGCCGTTCTTGTCCGGTGACGTTTTTTTGTATGAGTGGTGTCAAAAAATGGTTGTGTAAGTTGTTGAATTGACTTGACCGGTTTGACGGTTTTTTAAGTAAACCCATTGATTGTTAATGAAAAAATGCCACACGTAGCGTTCTGTTCGCCATAACTTCCAAAGATGGCCAAACAGGATTGCTATTTTGATGCCATCTGCATGGAGAAAAGAGAGACAGGGGATAGTGCGTGCGTTCATATAACTGGCCGTAATTGCTGCTAACTGTGGCGAGTTGTCCCTTTAAGGATGACATCTTCACGCGTGAAAATTTAAAACTTGCTGTAGGGGGAATTTTTTTTGCATAACACCCGTTTCATAAATTGCCGATGAACGGTCAATCACCTTGAAATGACTGACGCAAACGGGGCGACAACTGAAATGAACCTTTGGGGATGGGAACATGGGGGCGAATAAACGAATAGTACGTGGTGTCGTCATTGCTCTGGGGGTCGCCAGCGGTATCTCGGCTGCCGTATCCACGGCAGGTGCCCAGCAGGAAAGGGATATGAAGGTCCTCGAGATGTTTTATGAGGATAAAGATCTGGTCATGACCCCTTCCCGTGATCCGAAGCCGATTTCCCAGGTGGCGGAAAACATCACGGTTGTTACTGCCCGGGAGATCGAGGCGATCAACGCCCATACCCTGGCGGATGTCCTCTATACGGTTACCGGCGTTCAGATCGATCTGCGGGGTGGCCCCGGTACCCAGTCGACTCCCGCCATCCAGGGGTCGGATCCTCTCCATGTCCTCGTCATGATCGACGGAGTGGCCCAGAACTTCCTCGTCAACAACTCGGCCGACGTCGGCGCTATTCCGGTCCAGCAGATCGAACGGATCGAGATCATCAAGGGGCCGGCGTCATCATCATGGGGCTCTTCACTGGGCGGAATCGTCAACGTCATCACCAAATCTCCCAATGAAGATCGCGCCGCCACCGGACTCGTCTCCACATCGTTCGGCGAGCGCTTCTCCGGCGACCACCGGGGAGAGCTCTCCGGGACGGTTGGGGGACTCGGCTACTACCTTCATGCAGGCAAGCTCCATTCGGACGGTCTCCTTGCCAATAACCAGTTCGACGGGAACAGGGCCTATGGCAAGCTCCAGGGGGAAATTGGGGAGGGGGGTACCCTCCAGTGGACCCTCGGTTACAGCGGCGGCTCCCGGGGAGACCAGGAAGACCCCCGCGCCGATCTGACAAGTAAAAACCGTTTCGACAACCTCTTCTCAACGCTTTCCTTTGCCTACCCCGTCACCGAACGGGTCGATTTTGACCTCTCACTCCACACGTCCTTGAAGCATCTCGACCGGTATGACTCACAATTAAGTACTGGCGTTGAGCAGTCGCAACTCTCAATAGAAGAGCTAACCTATGGAGGGAGTGCAAAGTTGACTTGGCGGGAGCAAGTGCATCACCTTGCCATCGGCACCGATTTCGATCACGGTGACGTCAGGGAGACAACGTCGGCGATCGGGAATCCTGTGGCCGTCGTGAAGCCTCGCCTCACGAAATGGGCTCTCTTCGCCAATGATACCATCGCCCTCGGCAGTCTGACTGTCATTCCTGGCATCCGCTACGATCACACCAACACCAACGGCGACTTTGCAAGCCCAAGCCTCGGGATCACCTACGGATTGGGAGAGCATACCGTCCTGCGGGGAGCAGTGGCCCGGGGATTCAACATCCCTCCGCTCGTCTTCACCTCCGGCGACGGCCTCACGACGGCGCCGAGTCCCAATCTCAAGGTTGAGAAGGTCCTCTCCTACCAGGCGGGGTTCGAGACATCTCTGTTTCGGTATTTTTGGCTCAAGACAACCTTTTTTCGACACGATGTCTCCGATGCCATCGTTCCGATACTTCTCGCTAACGGACAGGCCCAGTTTCTCAACCAGAACCGGCAACGCCGCGAGGGGGTGGAGGTGGAGGTGAAGACCGTTCCCGTCTTTGATACCACCTTCGTGGCCGGCTATGCCTATGTCGACGCCCGCGGTCGCGACAGCGGTGAGCGACTCTCCAATGTGGCGCGCCACACCTGGAACCTCGCCCTCCAATACGACGACCGGCGCGGACTCCGGGGGAACCTGGCCGGCCACTACATCTGGTGGAACGCCGCAAGCATCAACCAGGGGAGATACACGCCGGTCATCTGGGACCTCAATCTCGCGAAGCGATTCTTTGCGGGTGAGCGGATCGCCGTAGAGGCGTTCGTCACCGCCCACAACCTCTTCAACGGTTCCCAGTATCTCGCAGACAGCCTGAAAAACCCCCGCCGCTGGATCGAGGGGGGGGTGCGGTTCAGCTTCTGATCTTCCCTCGTTAAGGTGAATCAATGGTGTGACGGAATCATTACTCAATATTCACCGCAATGGCATTGACTTTTTGAAATTATTAGAATAGTGTTCTAGCTCATTAAGTGCAGGTCAAATCCCCGGCAGGAGGCCCACCATGAAGAACGCGCACGTCACCGCACCGAAGTCCTCAGCACGTATCCTCGTCCTCGACGAGGGGAACGCCAAGTCGCCTTACCCGAAGTATTGCATGGTCCCAATTTTCAGGATTTATATCTAGTCAACCTAGCCAAAAAGGGGAGATTTTCTCCCCTTTTTTGTGCCTTACGATGCCGTTGTCGCCACGGAGCGGGTGGTCTGTGCCACACGCTGAAGGGCGGCTGTGCGTTCGCGAGAGGAGACGGAGAGTACGGTGAGACTATCCCGCTATACGAAGGTGTTTCCCTGTGAGGATCGGGAGGGGGAGTGCATCCTCTTCGCCGCCAGAACAGGGGCGAGCGTGCTGGTCCCTGCGGAACTGGTCCCGGAGATCGACGGAGGGGGGCTCGATCCCGCCGATGAAGAGACCCTGGCCGGACTCGGCTTTATCGTCGCCGATCCTGCAGCGGAGCGCCGGCAGATGCTGGGGGTGCTTGAGGAGATGAAACGGCGCCAGCAGCGCTTCTCTTGCCTGGTGGTGCTGAACCTGGACTGTAACCTTGGCTGCGCCTACTGTTTCGAGGGGGCACTGAAGGGGAAGCACTTCATGGCCGAGGATACCGCCGATCGGCTGATTGAAGTTATTGCCAGCGGACCGATTGCCCAGGACAAGGAGATCTCCCTCAATTTCTACGGTGGCGAACCGCTCCTCAGCGTTCCCCTGATTAAAAGGATAGCCGGACAAATCCAGACTCTTGCGGCTGAACGAGGGCTTTCATTCGGCTTCAGCCTGATGACCAACGGCACACTCCTGACCCGCCGGAGGGTGGAAGAGCTTCTTCCCTTCGGCTTGAAAGGGGCCACTGTGACCCTGGACGGGCCCCGGGAAATCCACGATGCCGCTCGTCCGTTCACCGACGGCCGGGGGAGCTTCGACGTCATCATGGGCAATATCAAGGAGGTTGCCGGGCTGATTTCACTCCAGATCGGCGGCAACTTCACCCGGGACAATTACCGGGCATTCCCGCGCCTCTTCGATGTCCTCGTGGCCGAAGGGTTGACTCCCGACCGTCTTGGCCCGATGCAGTTCAGTCCCGTCATGACGTCGCTGTCAGGCCGCGCCTTGCCGGAATTTACCGGTGGCTGCGTATCCGCCAGCGAGCCGTGGGTTGCCGAGGCGATCCTCTTTCTCAGAGAGGAGCTTCTGCGGCGAGGGTTTGATCCTCCCAAGATGGAACCCCATATCTGTGCTGTGGAAACGGATGACAATCTGGTGGTCAATTACGATGGGAGCTTTTACAAATGCCCGGCGTTGATCGGGGTCGAGGGGCTTGAGGTCGGCGATGTCAACAGAGGCGTGACTGACTACCGTGCCGCGCACGGCAGTGGCCTATGGCAGAACGACGAATGTCTCGATTGCTCCTATCTCCCCCTCTGTTTCGGCGGCTGCCGCTATCTCAGTCTCCTTCAAGAGGGGCGCGTCGATGCGATCAATTGCCATCGCGACTTTTACGATGCCATTTTGGGCCCTTGTCTTAAACAGGACATGGCCTATCGGTTTCGCCATTCGGGAACGTGAAGGCGATTGCCGATTCCTCCTGGGGCGAGTCGACGGCGGAGAGAGTGGCAATGACGTTCCGTGAGGAGCGCCCGGCAGTTATCACGGCGCCGTTACCTGCACCACCGAGCTCACCTCGCCGTTCGGATTGATGATCTGAATCCGCAGGTCCTTTTCCGTCGGGTCTGCCGGAAAACGTTGATAGATGAGCTTTGAACAGTCTACGAAGATGACGGATTCCCGTTCGCCGCTGCTTATTGCCCCCGCGGTTATACGCTTCCCAATCCCCGCATTCAGTCCCACCTGAAAGCTTTTTTCTTCCACCATCAGTGATGATCCCGGATGGAAATTTTTCCCTTCAATAATGAGCTTGTAGTAGTTGACGAAATTTTCGCCCCTGCTGACGTTGTATACCTCCGGGGTCGAACGGATCGAGAGCGTAATGGGGGTCGTGACGGTTTCTTCGGGGTTCTTGACCTGTACCTGGTGAAGCCCTCCCGGGGCGGGGGGGACGCTGAACGAGATCGATTCCGACGAGGCGGGACTGCTGGTGACGATGGAACCGTCGAAGAGAACCTTGCTTCCCGGTTCGAAGTTGTGGCCCGAAATGATGATTCGGCGTTCGGCGCCACCGGAGCAGGCGGCGATGCTGTCGGGGGAGATCGAGTCAACGATCGGCTTTGGCGGGAGAATGGAAAAATTGTACGTCCTGCTCGTGGTGCCGTCTTCACGTCTGAGAAAGAGAGCATAGAGGCCGGGTGCAAGTTTCGGGATGTCGAAGGTGAGTGTCTGGGAGGAGATGACCTTGGTCGGAACTTCGGTGTTGCCGAGGAACGCGACGGTTTTTCCGGTAAAGGAGGTGCCGGAGAGGGTGACGGTGCTGTTCGGTTCGCCCTGGGCGGGAATGATGCTGAGGATGTTCACGGCCGGTGCGGAATCGGCTGACTTTTCGGTGGCAGGAACGTTTTTTGCCGGTTTCTTCCGGCCGTTCTGGGCGGCAGGCCATGCCGGCTGAGCCAGGGCGAGGGTAGCAAGGAGAACGAGAGCCACGGGGCGGTATCTCATGGAACCTCCGGATATTTTCATTCGGTGCCCCGGTGAATCGGGCATTTCCGGCAATTAAATCACCGTCGGCAACGATGTCAACGGGTAATGGTCATGGCCAGCCAGACGCCCGAGAGCGCAAAGAGAAGATTGGCGATCCAGGCGGAGACGAAGGGGGGAAGGACCCCGGTCTGGCCGAACGAGATGAGTATGGAGTTGATGATGAAATAGGCGAAGCCGATGGCGATGCTTGCGCCGATGCCGATGGCGATGCCGCTCGATCTCCCGCCGCGCAGGGCGAAGGGGATGCCGAGAAATGCCATGATGAGCGAGGCAAAGGGGAGAGAGAGTTTGGCGTGCATCTGGGCTTCGTACCGTGTTGTCTCGTAGCCTCCCCGGTGCAGCTTTCGTATGTACTCTCTCAGCTTGAGGAACCCCATGTTGTCGGCGTACTTGTCGACCACTTTCAGGTCTTCTACGGTCAGGTTGAGCGTTGTGGGGAGGTTTTCCGCTTTGGTCGTGGTGGTGACTCCCCCCCGCCCCAGTTCTCGCGCGGTGACGCGATGCAGTACCCACTGCCGCCCGTTCCATGAGGCGGAGTCGGCATCGATCCGCTTGATCGGGCGAAGTCCTGCGGCGAAGTTCCAGAGGGTGATTCCTCCCAGCGTCTGGTGGGCCGGGTCGAAAAGCCGGGCCATCATGATCGTGTTCCCGTCCTTGTGCCAGATGTTGTTCTGGCGGAAGAAGGTGTTGTAGCTCTTCTTCCGGATCAGGACCTCTTCGATGTAGCGCATCTTCTGGTAGGTCTCAGGAAGCACGAATTCGTTGGCGATAATGGTGAGGAAGCTCACGCCGCAGGCGATCACGAGAATCGGCGTGCTGATTCTCGCCAGGCTTATGCCGCAGCCACGCATGGCGGTGATTTCGCTGTTGCGGGAGAGCAGCCCGAGGGTGAGCAGCGTTGCCATCAGGACGGCAAGCGGTACCACCTGCGTGAATATTTCGGGAATCTTGAGCAGGAAAAAATGGATGAGGTCGGCCCAGCGGGGCTGGAAGCGAAGGAGCCGGCCGATCTTTTCCAGAAAGTCGATCACCAGGTAAATCGCGATGAATGCTGCCAGGCAGAGACCGAAGATGCGCAGATATGCGGCGGCTATGTAGCGGGTGAGGATGCTCACGATGATTTCGTCACCTTTCCGAAGCGCTCCCGAATCCGATGCGAAAGTTCTCTGATGGTCCCCGCAAAGGGGAGCGGCCGTTCGCTGGCGGCCCGCAGGAGAAGGTTGATGCCGATGCCGGTCAGGAGGATGTTCGGAATCCACATGGCGATGGCGGGAGGGAGAATCCCTTTTTCGCAGATGGCCTTTGCACCCGACATGAGGATGTAGTAGCCCAGCAGGAGAAAGATCCCCGCCGAGAAGCCGCCGGCCCGCCCCGCCCGCTGGTTGTGGATGCCAAGGGGGATGCCGATGATGGCGAAGACGATGCAGGCGAACGGCAGGGCAAAGCGTTTGTGGAGTTCGATTCGTGCATCGCTCAGGAGTTTTGTCTCTTCCTGCGGGGTCCGGAGAAGCGTCAATAGCTCGCTCAGGGTCATATCCTGCTCGTCGCGGTAGTCCTTTTTCGACTGCTGCTGGAGGTTGACGTTCAGGTCGTAACTTGCGAACTCGACGAAGCGGTAGCCTTCCTTGCCTGCCAGGCGGTGAATTCCTCCATCTTCAAGGTGAAGCCGTATGGTTTTTGACTCGGGATTGGCGACGATCTTGCCTGCCGTGGCGAAAATCGTCGCATGCTCGTCAGGGTTGCGTTCGTCCTGGATCAGGATGCCGAAGATGTCATGGTTTATCTGGTCGTAGTCGTCCACATAGATGACGAGGCCGGGGAAGTCATCGTTGAATACCTTTTCGCGGATGCTCGTGGCGGCCCGTGTCTCCACCACCTCGTAGAGAAATCTCTTGAAGGAGGTGTTTCCCCAGGGCAGGGCGTAGACCGTGACGAAGGTGGTGGCAAGGTAGGTCAGGACTGCGAAGATGAGAACCGGCGGCAGGAGGGAGCCGACACCCACACCGCTTGCCTTCATGGCGGTTATTTCACTGTCGGATGAGAGCCTCCCGAAGGCGAGAAGCACCGCCAGCAGGAAAGCCATGGGAATCGTCACGAGAAAGAACGAGGGGAGCATGAAGAGAATCAGCCTGCAGACATCGGCAAAAGGCACTCCCTTGGCGAAGACCATCTCTGCAAGCTTGAGGAGCCGCCCCATGAGCAGTACAAAGGTGAAGACGGCCATTCCCAGCACAAAGGGGACGGCAGTTTCCCTGAAGATATATCGGTAAAGGATCCTGGTCATGAGCGCGCTATGATACATGAAGGGGGGGGCGATGTAAATAAGGCAGCCCCTCGGGGAGCACACATTGTCCTTGCCAAGTCGGGCGCTCTGTGGTATATGAATCCGCTGCTTACATTACGCACGCTTTCTGTCGGGCCGGTGGTGTCCGTTGATTACGGATTCCGGCTCTCGGGGAAAGCGGAGGCACAAACCAAAAGGAGAAAGCACATGTCGAACATCACCATGAAGGAGCTTCTGGAGGCCGGCGTCCACTTCGGTCACCAGACCAAGAGATGGAACCCGAAGATGAAGCCGTACATCTTCGGAGCGCGGAACGGAATTTACATCATCGATCTGCAGAAGACCGTCCGCCTCTTCAAGAACGCGTACAGCTTCGTACGCGAGAATGCCCAGGCGGGGGAGACCATCCTCTTCGTAGGCACCAAGAAGCAGGCACAGGATTCGATCGGCGAAGAAGCACAGCGTTGCGGCATGTTTTTCGTAAACCAGCGTTGGCTCGGCGGCATGCTGACCAACTTTGCAACGGTGAAGCAGAGCATTGACCGCCTCAAGCGCCTCGATGCCATGTTTGCCGACGGCACCATCGAGGCGTACACCAAGAAAGAGGCACTCCAGCTTGAGAAGGAGCGCCAGAAGCTTGAGAAGACCCTCGGCGGGATCAAGGGGATGGGCAAGCTTCCCGGCGCCCTCTTTGTTGTCGATCCGAAGAATGAAACCATTGCAATCAGCGAAGCGAAGAAGCTCGGGATTCCTGTAGTTGCCGTTGTCGACACCAACTGCGATCCCGATCCGATCGATTACGTGATCCCCGGCAATGACGATGCCATCCGTGCGATCCGTCTTCTCTCTGCAAAAATGGCCGATGCGGTTCTTGAAGGGGCCCAGGTTCGCGAAGTGGCCCTTCGGGCTGACACCGAAGGTGAGGAGGCCGGCGAGGCGGCAGCCGCCGGGGCCGAAGAGGCCGGCGAGTAGGCTGGCGTTTGTCGCTGCTTTGGATCGAACAGTACGGAAACGTTATCTATAATTAGGGGGGCGGCATGAAGCCGAACCCATCTGGAGGATACAGTGAGCATTACAGCTGCACAGGTTAACGAGTTGCGGAAGGCCACCGGCGCGGGGCTCATGGATTGCAAGAAGGCTCTTTCCGAAACGGGGGGCGACCACGAGAAGGCAGTCGATTACCTAAGGACGAAGGGGCTTGCCGCCGCTTCCAAGAAGGCTGGCCGTGCCGCAACGGAGGGGCTCGTCGGCTCCTACATCCATGCTGGCGGCAAAATCGGCGTTCTGGTCGAAATTAACTGCGAGACCGATTTCGTTGCCCGCAACGAGAACTTCCAGGTCTTCGTCAAGGATATCGCTATGCATATCGCCGCGGCCGCGCCGCAGTTTGTCCGCCGCGAAGAAGTTCCGACGGAGGTTGTTGAGCGCGAGAAGGAGATTTACCGCGCCAAGGCCCGCGAAACCGGCAAGCCGGAAAACATCATCGAAAAGATCATCGAAGGGCAGGTAAACAAATTCTACGCTGACATCTGCCTCCTCGAGCAACCCTACGTCAAGGATTCGGACAAGAGCGTCCAGCAGTTTCTGAACGAGACTATTTCCGGCATCGGCGAGAATATCTCGGTTCGGCGCTTTACCCGCTACGCTCTTGGCGAGGGGCTTACCAAGAAGGAGACGGACTTCGCTGCAGAGGTTGCCGCAGCGGCAGGGCTGTAAGAACGACAAGGGCCGGTCATTCCCATGGCCGGCCTTTTTTGTATGCGCAGCATGAGGCCGGCATAGGGGTGTATCGGCGACGGAGGCGGACACAGGCATGGCGAAACCACATTACAAACGAGTTCTGCTGAAACTTTCCGGTGAGGCACTGGCCGGCGAGCAGGGGTATGGCATCGATCCGTTGATCATCACCGCCATCGCGGCGGAGATCAAGGAGGTCGTGGCCACCGGCGCCCAGCTGGCTCTGGTAATCGGCGGCGGTAACATCTTCCGCGGTCTCGCCGCATCTTCCAAGGGGATGGATCGGGCCAGCGCCGACTACATGGGGATGCTGGCAACCATGATAAACTCCCTGGCGATGCAGGACGCCCTGGAGAAGATCGGCGTGGATACGCGGGTCCAGTCTGCCATTGCCATGCAGGAGGTTGCGGAACCTTACATCCGCCGCCGTGCCATCCGCCATCTGGAAAAGGGGCGTGTCGTCATCTTCGGTGCCGGCACGGGGAATCCCTACTTCACCACCGATACGGCAGCCAGTCTGCGGGCCATGGAAATCGGTGCTGATGTGATTCTGAAGGGAACGAAGGTCGACGGTGTCTATTCGGCCGACCCCAAGAAGGATCCCACAGCGGTCAAGTACCCGACGCTCACCTACATCGAGGTCCTCAAAAAGGGGCTTCAGGTCATGGACGCCACGG contains:
- the lptF gene encoding LPS export ABC transporter permease LptF, with amino-acid sequence MTRILYRYIFRETAVPFVLGMAVFTFVLLMGRLLKLAEMVFAKGVPFADVCRLILFMLPSFFLVTIPMAFLLAVLLAFGRLSSDSEITAMKASGVGVGSLLPPVLIFAVLTYLATTFVTVYALPWGNTSFKRFLYEVVETRAATSIREKVFNDDFPGLVIYVDDYDQINHDIFGILIQDERNPDEHATIFATAGKIVANPESKTIRLHLEDGGIHRLAGKEGYRFVEFASYDLNVNLQQQSKKDYRDEQDMTLSELLTLLRTPQEETKLLSDARIELHKRFALPFACIVFAIIGIPLGIHNQRAGRAGGFSAGIFLLLGYYILMSGAKAICEKGILPPAIAMWIPNILLTGIGINLLLRAASERPLPFAGTIRELSHRIRERFGKVTKSS
- the rpsB gene encoding 30S ribosomal protein S2, which encodes MSNITMKELLEAGVHFGHQTKRWNPKMKPYIFGARNGIYIIDLQKTVRLFKNAYSFVRENAQAGETILFVGTKKQAQDSIGEEAQRCGMFFVNQRWLGGMLTNFATVKQSIDRLKRLDAMFADGTIEAYTKKEALQLEKERQKLEKTLGGIKGMGKLPGALFVVDPKNETIAISEAKKLGIPVVAVVDTNCDPDPIDYVIPGNDDAIRAIRLLSAKMADAVLEGAQVREVALRADTEGEEAGEAAAAGAEEAGE
- the tsf gene encoding translation elongation factor Ts is translated as MSITAAQVNELRKATGAGLMDCKKALSETGGDHEKAVDYLRTKGLAAASKKAGRAATEGLVGSYIHAGGKIGVLVEINCETDFVARNENFQVFVKDIAMHIAAAAPQFVRREEVPTEVVEREKEIYRAKARETGKPENIIEKIIEGQVNKFYADICLLEQPYVKDSDKSVQQFLNETISGIGENISVRRFTRYALGEGLTKKETDFAAEVAAAAGL
- the pyrH gene encoding UMP kinase codes for the protein MAKPHYKRVLLKLSGEALAGEQGYGIDPLIITAIAAEIKEVVATGAQLALVIGGGNIFRGLAASSKGMDRASADYMGMLATMINSLAMQDALEKIGVDTRVQSAIAMQEVAEPYIRRRAIRHLEKGRVVIFGAGTGNPYFTTDTAASLRAMEIGADVILKGTKVDGVYSADPKKDPTAVKYPTLTYIEVLKKGLQVMDATATSLCMDNNLPIIVFDITSHGNINKVVCGEEIGTIVKGE